A part of Kitasatospora acidiphila genomic DNA contains:
- a CDS encoding cytochrome P450 family protein gives MHGEARRIHQDRPVAQVELPGGVVAWSVGSLQMIKQLLADPNVSKSARLHWTAFRDGEIAEDWPLRIWVDTDNMFTAYGKEHRRLRRLVAGAFTARRTEAMRPRIEALTAELLDGLAKAAPGEAVDLREGYAYPVPIQVICELFGVPEHLHPGLRECVDKFFDTTITPEAAVANHTRVFELLAELVAIKREQPGDDLTSVLIAARDDEEGGDGSSLTEQELLFTLLLVLGAGHETTVNLLDNAIHLLLTHPDQLELVRTGQAGWNDVIEETLRVRGPVANLPLRYAVQDIQAGDVLIRQGEPIVAAYAAAGRDESVHADADVFDLRRADKDHVAFGHGAHFCLGAPLARLEAQVALPALFERFPDMALAPDADLTPVESFISNGHRHLSVVLTPAK, from the coding sequence ATCCACGGCGAGGCCCGGCGGATCCACCAGGACCGGCCGGTGGCCCAGGTGGAGCTCCCTGGTGGCGTGGTGGCGTGGTCGGTAGGCAGCCTGCAGATGATCAAGCAGCTGCTGGCCGACCCCAATGTGTCCAAGAGCGCCCGGCTGCACTGGACCGCCTTCCGCGACGGTGAGATCGCCGAGGACTGGCCGCTGCGCATCTGGGTCGACACCGACAACATGTTCACCGCCTACGGCAAGGAGCACCGCCGGCTGCGCCGCCTGGTGGCCGGTGCGTTCACCGCGCGCCGCACCGAGGCGATGCGCCCGCGGATCGAGGCGCTGACCGCCGAGCTGCTGGACGGGCTGGCCAAGGCCGCCCCCGGCGAGGCCGTGGACCTGCGCGAGGGCTACGCCTATCCGGTGCCGATCCAGGTGATCTGCGAGCTGTTCGGGGTGCCGGAGCACCTGCACCCGGGTCTGCGCGAGTGCGTGGACAAGTTCTTCGACACCACCATCACGCCCGAGGCCGCGGTGGCCAACCACACCCGCGTCTTCGAGCTGCTGGCCGAGTTGGTCGCGATCAAGCGCGAGCAGCCGGGTGACGACCTGACCAGCGTGCTGATCGCGGCCCGGGACGACGAGGAGGGCGGCGACGGCAGCTCGCTCACCGAGCAGGAGCTGCTGTTCACCCTGCTGCTGGTGCTCGGCGCCGGGCACGAGACCACCGTCAACCTGCTGGACAACGCGATCCACCTGCTGCTCACCCACCCCGACCAGCTGGAGCTGGTGCGCACCGGGCAGGCGGGCTGGAACGACGTGATCGAGGAGACCCTGCGGGTGCGCGGGCCGGTCGCCAACCTGCCGCTGCGCTACGCGGTGCAGGACATCCAGGCGGGCGACGTGCTGATCCGCCAGGGCGAGCCGATCGTCGCCGCCTATGCCGCCGCGGGCCGGGACGAGTCGGTGCACGCCGACGCGGACGTCTTCGACCTGCGCCGCGCCGACAAGGACCACGTGGCCTTCGGCCATGGCGCGCACTTCTGCCTGGGCGCGCCGCTGGCCCGGCTGGAGGCGCAGGTGGCGCTGCCCGCGCTGTTCGAGCGGTTCCCGGACATGGCGCTGGCCCCGGACGCGGACCTGACGCCGGTGGAGTCGTTCATCTCCAACGGGCACCGGCACCTCTCGGTGGTGCTGACCCCGGCGAAGTGA
- a CDS encoding polysaccharide deacetylase family protein → MTTTTRTLALTAGALAVGHSLPALTSLGPLRPLLAPKLSGPGNPRHVALTFDDGPDRASTPLFLKELEKTGTKATFFLLGQMLSKDPELGRELVDAGHEVAVHGWAHRPLLIRGPRATLNDVTRAKELIGSVTGQEPRWYRPPYGVLNTSALYAARRNNLRPVLWTHWARTGPPKPPPTRCCAPSPGARSPGRRCCCTTPTAPRRRRPGAPPWARCPGCWSGARSRADGGPAARPRHRLNHPL, encoded by the coding sequence GTGACGACCACGACCCGCACCCTGGCCCTGACCGCCGGCGCCCTGGCGGTCGGCCACAGCCTGCCCGCGCTCACCTCGCTCGGCCCGCTGCGGCCGCTGCTGGCACCGAAGTTGAGCGGCCCCGGCAACCCGCGCCACGTCGCGCTCACCTTCGACGACGGCCCGGACCGCGCCTCCACCCCGCTCTTCCTCAAGGAGCTGGAGAAGACCGGCACCAAGGCCACCTTCTTCCTGCTCGGCCAGATGCTCAGCAAGGACCCCGAGTTGGGCCGCGAGCTGGTCGACGCCGGACACGAGGTCGCGGTGCACGGTTGGGCGCACCGCCCGCTGCTGATCCGCGGCCCGCGCGCCACCCTGAACGACGTCACCCGCGCCAAGGAGCTGATCGGCTCGGTCACCGGCCAGGAGCCGCGCTGGTACCGCCCGCCCTACGGCGTGCTCAACACCTCGGCGCTGTACGCGGCGCGGCGCAACAACCTGCGCCCGGTGCTCTGGACCCACTGGGCCAGGACTGGACCGCCAAAGCCACCCCCGACTCGGTGCTGCGCACCATCACCCGGGGCTCGCTCGCCGGGGCGACGCTGCTGCTGCACGACTCCGACTGCACCTCGGCGCCGCAGGCCTGGCGCTCCACCCTGGGCGCGCTGCCCCGGCTGCTGGAGCGGTGCGCGGAGCAGGGCTGACGGTGGGCCCGCTGCGCGACCACGGCATCGGCTGAACCACCCGCTGTGA
- a CDS encoding MGDG synthase family glycosyltransferase, with translation MRSSQPRRITVVSASVGAGHDGAARELVRRLKAAGFDAQCHDFLDLLPPGCGRLLRASYALELKVAPWAWGWLLSGLEKNQSSSGMVSSLFAKAAARRTRQLIGKDVAAVVSTYPLASQALGRLRRRGELDVPVTTFLTDMSVHPLWVADGVDLHLALDPVAAAQAARHGAKDIEICQPLVGPAFRPARSAAERARERARFGLPADQPVALITAGSWGVGEVEQTAKEIAAAGVAVPVTVCGHNTALREKLVASGTGVALGWVDDMPALLRASDVVVQNAGGLTSLEAMASGLPVVSYRCLPGHGVTNAAALDEAGLAVWIRDEKQLGAALAEALARPAIPRQRTAPSAERVVAAMAGDVSAPILKVAS, from the coding sequence ATGCGGTCGAGTCAGCCGCGCCGGATCACCGTCGTGTCCGCGAGCGTGGGGGCGGGGCACGACGGCGCCGCCCGGGAGCTGGTGCGCCGCCTGAAGGCGGCCGGCTTCGACGCCCAGTGCCACGACTTCCTCGACCTGCTGCCGCCGGGCTGCGGTCGGCTGCTGCGCGCCAGCTACGCGCTGGAGCTGAAGGTCGCTCCGTGGGCCTGGGGCTGGCTGCTGAGCGGCCTGGAGAAGAACCAGTCCTCGTCGGGCATGGTCAGCTCGCTGTTCGCGAAGGCCGCGGCCCGCAGAACCAGGCAGCTGATCGGCAAGGACGTCGCCGCCGTGGTCTCCACCTACCCGCTGGCCAGCCAGGCGCTCGGCCGGCTGCGCCGCCGCGGCGAGCTGGACGTGCCGGTGACCACCTTCCTCACCGACATGTCGGTGCACCCGCTGTGGGTGGCGGACGGCGTCGACCTGCACCTGGCGCTGGACCCGGTCGCGGCCGCCCAGGCCGCCCGGCACGGCGCCAAGGACATCGAGATCTGCCAGCCGCTGGTCGGCCCGGCCTTCCGCCCGGCCCGCTCGGCCGCCGAACGGGCCCGCGAGCGCGCCCGGTTCGGGCTGCCCGCGGACCAGCCGGTAGCGCTGATCACCGCCGGCTCCTGGGGCGTCGGAGAGGTCGAGCAGACCGCCAAGGAGATAGCCGCCGCCGGGGTGGCCGTGCCGGTCACCGTCTGCGGGCACAACACCGCGCTGCGGGAGAAGCTCGTCGCCAGCGGCACCGGCGTCGCGCTCGGCTGGGTGGACGACATGCCCGCCCTGCTGCGGGCCAGCGACGTGGTGGTGCAGAACGCCGGCGGGCTCACCTCGCTGGAGGCGATGGCCAGCGGTCTGCCCGTGGTCAGCTACCGTTGCCTGCCGGGCCACGGGGTGACCAACGCGGCCGCACTGGACGAGGCCGGACTCGCGGTCTGGATACGCGACGAGAAGCAGCTCGGCGCCGCCCTGGCCGAGGCGCTGGCCCGGCCCGCGATCCCGCGCCAGCGGACCGCGCCCAGCGCCGAGCGGGTGGTCGCCGCGATGGCCGGCGACGTGTCCGCACCGATCCTGAAGGTGGCCTCGTGA
- a CDS encoding response regulator transcription factor, with protein MRVLVVEDERRLAAALQRGLQAEGMTVDVAHDGPQGLWLAGEHDYDVIVLDIMLPGVNGYRVCARLRAAGNEAGILMLTAKDGEYDEAEALDTGADDFLSKPFSFVVLVARLRALARRTGRRRPQSLEFGDLLLDPARHTCTRGGTPIRLTAREFAVLEYLARRAGEVVPKREILEQVWDSAFEGDPNVVEVHISAVRRKIDAPFGRSALETVRGAGYRLAADGG; from the coding sequence ATGCGGGTACTGGTGGTGGAGGACGAGCGGCGGCTGGCCGCGGCGCTGCAGCGCGGGCTGCAGGCCGAGGGGATGACGGTCGATGTGGCGCACGACGGCCCGCAGGGCCTGTGGCTGGCGGGCGAGCACGACTACGACGTGATCGTGCTGGACATCATGCTCCCCGGCGTGAACGGCTACCGGGTCTGCGCCCGCCTCCGGGCCGCCGGCAACGAGGCCGGGATCCTGATGCTCACCGCGAAGGACGGCGAGTACGACGAGGCGGAGGCACTGGACACCGGCGCCGACGACTTCCTCTCCAAGCCGTTCTCCTTCGTGGTACTGGTGGCCCGGCTGCGCGCCCTGGCCCGGCGCACCGGCCGCCGTCGCCCGCAGAGCCTGGAGTTCGGCGACCTGCTGCTGGACCCGGCCCGGCACACCTGCACCCGGGGCGGCACCCCGATCCGGCTGACCGCCCGCGAGTTCGCGGTGCTGGAGTACCTGGCCCGGCGGGCCGGCGAGGTGGTGCCCAAGCGGGAGATCCTGGAGCAGGTCTGGGACAGCGCCTTCGAGGGCGACCCCAATGTGGTGGAGGTGCACATCAGCGCGGTCCGCCGCAAGATCGACGCGCCGTTCGGCCGCAGTGCGCTGGAGACCGTGCGCGGTGCCGGCTACCGGCTGGCGGCCGACGGTGGCTGA